In Hypanus sabinus isolate sHypSab1 chromosome 17, sHypSab1.hap1, whole genome shotgun sequence, the following proteins share a genomic window:
- the LOC132407195 gene encoding ferritin heavy chain B-like, with protein sequence MASQVCQNFHQECEDAINRQINMELYSSYVYLSMSFYFDRDDISLHHFSEFFRKQSHEEQQHAKKWMEFQNLRGGRIVLEDIKKPEQDDWTNALEAMQRALQMEKDVNLSLLDLHKLSTQRGDPHLCDFLERNYMDEQVKMIKKLGDYVTNLRRLGAPENGLGMYLFDRLSLEEKD encoded by the coding sequence ATGGCTTCCCAAGTTTGTCAGAACTTCCACCAGGAATGTGAAGATGCAATCAACAGGCAGATTAACATGGAGCTCTATTCCTCCTATGTTTATCTCTCCATGTCCTTTTACTTTGACCGAGATGACATTAGCCTACATCACTTCTCCGAGTTCTTCAGGAAGCAGTCCCATGAGGAACAGCAGCATGCCAAGAAATGGATGGAATTCCAGAATCTGCGAGGAGGCCGGATCGTGCTGGAGGACATCAAGAAGCCAGAGCAGGATGACTGGACCAATGCTCTGGAAGCGATGCAGAGAGCCCTGCAGATGGAGAAGGACGTGAACCTGAGTCTCCTGGATCTGCACAAGCTTTCCACTCAGCGTGGTGACCCTCATCTGTGTGATTTCCTGGAGAGGAACTACATGGATGAGCAAGTGAAGATGATCAAGAAGCTTGGAGATTATGTCACCAACCTGAGGAGACTGGGCGCCCCTGAGAATGGCCTAGGAATGTACTTGTTTGACAGACTGTCCCTGGAGGAGAAGGATTAG